Genomic window (Candidatus Aminicenantes bacterium):
CTTGAATCCCGTTGAAGTCGCCCAGGGCATTGACATGCTGATGCAAAAACATGGCCTTACCCAGGAACAGGCGGCCGCAAAACTGGGAATGAACCGCTCCACCGTCACCAACCTGCTGCGGCTGTTGAACTTGCCGGACCGTGTAAAACTGGGTTTGGTCCGCCGCCAACTGTCTCAAGGTCATGCCCGGGCGCTGCTGGCCCTTCGCGATCCCCGGGATATCGAGAACGTGTTTGACCGCATCGTTTCCGCTGAACTTTCCGTGCGCCAGACGGAAAAACTGGTCAAGAATTTTTACCATGAGACTTCGCCGGATCCGATAGCCGCGGATCCTGACATCAAGCGTACGGAAGAAAAACTGGCGCGATTGTTTGCCACCAAGGTGAAACTGATTTACTCTGCGCGGGGAAACGGTCGCATTGAAATCCACTTTTCCAAATTGGATGAATTTGAGCGCTTGTACCAGATGTTCTTGAACGGCAAAGCAAAGGAGTAATCGGCCATGGCCAGAAACGAAAACTTTGTGCGCATGAGCGGCTTTATCGATAAAGACACCGAATTCAACGGGGAGCTGCGTTTCAGTGATTCTCTGCGTATTGACGGAATTCTGAAAGGAAAAGTAACCAGCGGACAGAACCTGATCATCGGTGAAAGCGGTGACGTGGATGCTGACATCGTGGTTCGCAATATCTCGATCAACGGCCGGGTCAAGGGAAACGTGATCGCCAAGGAGCGGGCGGAAATCTTCGCGAACGGGCGCTTCTCCGGAAAACTGGTGACTCCGAAACTGGTGATCGAAGAAGGCGCTTTTTTTCAGGGCTCATGTCAGATGGAATTAAAAGTCCTGGAGAGTAGCAATCAGCAGGTCGTTTCCAAATCCACTGAAGAAAAGGGGAAAAAGGAATTGTAAACCCGTGAACGTTGACGCAGTGATTCCGGCGCGCATGGATTCCACCCGCTTTCCCGGAAAACCCCTGGCCGTCATAAAGGGCCGGACCATGATTGAGCGGGTTTACCGCCGGGTAGAAGCCGCCGCCTGCTTTCGCCGCATTGTCGTGGCGACCGATCACGAACGCATTGCCGCAGAGGTGGAACGCTTCGGCGGAACTTGGACCATGACCGGCGCGCATCACCGCTCCGGCACGGACCGGGTGCATGAAGCCGTTTGCCGCGAGCCGATTGATGCCGTGGTCAATATCCAGGGCGATGAGCCCCTGATTCATCCCGAACTGGTCCGCCGTGTCACCCTGGCCCTCGCAAAGGTGGATTGCCCCGTCGTTACCGCCGCATACGCCGGCGGTGCACAGGCCGATCTGATATCCGCGCATGTGGTAAAAACGGTTCTGGATGGCCGCCGCCGCGCTTTGTACTTTTCCCGTTCACCCATTCCCTGGGCGTCAGATCCGCGGGAGCAGGGCTACCTTCAGCATGTGGGAATCTACGCCATGCGCATGGACGTATTGAAACGCTTTGTCTCATGGAAGCCGGGGTTGCTCGAAACACAGGAGCGCCTGGAGCAGTTGCGGTTTCTGGAAAACGGGGTTTGCGTTTACGTGGTGGAAAGCATGGAGCCTTCTTTTGGGGT
Coding sequences:
- a CDS encoding ParB/RepB/Spo0J family partition protein — protein: MKRRVLGKGLEAIIANQPQEDGHSSLREIDVSDIHPNPFQPRKDFDESSIRELAESIRESGLIQPISVYRRENRYFLIVGERRWRAVQLLRWQRISAIVRDLEIDEVMVGALVENIQREDLNPVEVAQGIDMLMQKHGLTQEQAAAKLGMNRSTVTNLLRLLNLPDRVKLGLVRRQLSQGHARALLALRDPRDIENVFDRIVSAELSVRQTEKLVKNFYHETSPDPIAADPDIKRTEEKLARLFATKVKLIYSARGNGRIEIHFSKLDEFERLYQMFLNGKAKE
- a CDS encoding polymer-forming cytoskeletal protein, with product MARNENFVRMSGFIDKDTEFNGELRFSDSLRIDGILKGKVTSGQNLIIGESGDVDADIVVRNISINGRVKGNVIAKERAEIFANGRFSGKLVTPKLVIEEGAFFQGSCQMELKVLESSNQQVVSKSTEEKGKKEL
- the kdsB gene encoding 3-deoxy-manno-octulosonate cytidylyltransferase; the encoded protein is MNVDAVIPARMDSTRFPGKPLAVIKGRTMIERVYRRVEAAACFRRIVVATDHERIAAEVERFGGTWTMTGAHHRSGTDRVHEAVCREPIDAVVNIQGDEPLIHPELVRRVTLALAKVDCPVVTAAYAGGAQADLISAHVVKTVLDGRRRALYFSRSPIPWASDPREQGYLQHVGIYAMRMDVLKRFVSWKPGLLETQERLEQLRFLENGVCVYVVESMEPSFGVDVPEDIARIEAKLGENE